One window of the Pelobates fuscus isolate aPelFus1 chromosome 12, aPelFus1.pri, whole genome shotgun sequence genome contains the following:
- the FGF3 gene encoding fibroblast growth factor 3: MVIIWILLLSSFDLGPQISWAKSLSSTAKVRCTRGKLCDPRLRRDAGGRGGVYEHLGGAPRHRKLYCATKYHLQIHLNGKINGTLEKNSIFSILEITAVDVGIVAIKGLFSGRYLAMNKRGRLYASETYNPECEFVERIHELGYNTYASRLYRTVPNGAGTKRKASAERLWYLSINGKGRPRRGFKTRRTQKSSLFLPRVLDNKDHDAVRLYHTSPKYREGILKPSKGNGRKRRGH; the protein is encoded by the exons ATGGTTATAATTTGGATTTTGTTGCTGAGTTCTTTTGATCTTGGCCCACAGATATCCTGGGCTAAGAGCTTGTCTAGTACTGCTAAAGTACGTTGTACCAGAGGCAAACTGTGTGACCCCAGGCTGAGGAGAGATGCTGGGGGACGTGGGGGAGTCTATGAGCATCTTGGAGGGGCACCGAGGCACAGAAAGCTTTACTGTGCTACCAAATATCATCTTCAAATCCATCTCAATGGGAAAATTAATGGAACGCTGGAGAAAAACAGCATCTTTA GTATATTAGAAATAACCGCTGTGGATGTGGGAATTGTCGCCATCAAAGGCCTGTTCTCTGGGAGATATCTTGCTATGAACAAAAGAGGGAGACTTTACGCCTCG GAAACTTACAATCCTGAATGTGAGTTTGTGGAGAGAATTCATGAGCTAGGTTATAATACATATGCTTCCCGCTTGTATCGGACTGTTCCGAATGGAGCTGGCACAAAACGCAAAGCCAGCGCAGAAAGACTTTGGTATTTATCCATCAATGGCAAAGGCCGACCTCGGCGTGGTTTTAAAACAAGGAGGACTCAGAAATCTTCTCTGTTCTTACCGAGGGTGCTAGATAACAAAGACCATGATGCAGTGCGGCTGTATCATACAAGCCCAAAGTACAGAGAAGGTATTTTAAAACCCTCAAAAGGCAATGGAAGAAAGAGGAGAGGACATTGA